Part of the Bacillota bacterium genome, CAGGCGCTCTCCCAGCTGAGCTAATACCCCACAAAAAAAATGGTGGGCCTAAATGGACTTGAACCATCGACCTCACGCTTATCAGGCGTGCGCTCTAACCACCTGAGCTATAGGCCCTTACCTACACTTTACAGTGCGAGTAATATTTTACTATTTATATGGGTGTTTGTCAATTAAAAAATCCACAAAGTTGTAAATAAAACCATAATAAAAGATAAAATATTACGTATTGTTTGATTTAGGCGGTGTTTTAGCGTACCGCCTTCCAAAACAGACTTAAATTTAAGTCTCATTTCATTGATGTAATCCTTAATTCTATTCCTTAACGGGGTATTTCTTATTATTTTTGATTAGTTTCTCTAAAATGATCGTTTCAGGGTCTAATTTTAAATCCGCAGCCATCGCGAGCGCATAAATTAATACATCCGCTAACTCTTCTTTTACGTTCTCTAAATTTGGATTATTATCGTGCCATTGATAATTTTCTAATAATTCTGCTGCTTCAATAATAATTGATTTTGCGAAAGCTTCTGGCGTATCATGACTCTTCCATCC contains:
- a CDS encoding nucleotide pyrophosphohydrolase; its protein translation is MKNILETIIKFRDERGWKSHDTPEAFAKSIIIEAAELLENYQWHDNNPNLENVKEELADVLIYALAMAADLKLDPETIILEKLIKNNKKYPVKE